The window TGTATTGGTATTTCATGTCATCCTCGAACCAAATGTAGGACCGCTATAATGTCCAAACGCCTTTTCTCATGGATAGAGACAACCAAGATGTTTATATCGTTTTTCTTTAATTAAGATGATCACCAAATTTTTTTTCTGAATTTCTTTTCTCTTGTATAGAATTCTCAACATAGTTCATGTACCATAGTCAATACAAATTCAAATTGTTTGTACAGATTTTCCACAACAAGGCTTGTAGCTAGCTATTTTGCCGAGTACGAGGAGCCCAGTAttttgaaaagaaaaaataaatagaaaattaTACTTTGAAGTACTGAAAGAATGACTTTCTTCTGTGAAAACTTAAACATGTTCACTACATATCTATAAATTTCATTGAATAGTATGCTAATTTGTAAGCTACGCAAAAAGCAAATTTCCAACCTGAAAGCAAACAAAAATAAGAACGCTTTGATGTACTTATTTGTCTATTTTGTTTACGTCACGTATGTAAATATATCATTATGAAATTTTGCACATACATAATATACATGTATTTCTGGATGCGCACCTTTTTGTTTGCTCCTTGGAAATACAGTTATTGAGAAGAAAAAAGGGCTACTTGAAGCCCATCCACCAAAAAGGCATTAGCGGCTATTTGGTTCTCTATTAACTTTTTTTTTCACAAGCAGTACATATACCTTTTTCTTTCTTGTGCTTTTTTCAATTATAAAACGGTATGCAAGTCGATGAGCCTAAATTCACACCTGTGAGACACGTGTTTTTTTGCAACGGCCTCTCGTGTAAATGTGATAATCTATCATGTTACAATGTCTAATCAGGCATGTAGATGTTTTTTTCTGGGAATGTGGAGGTTTTTATAGTGTTTTTTTTACTACTCTTTTTTTTGTGATGGGACTTTTTGTGCTACTCACTCATAGAGAGAATAATCTGCATGTGTGTCCTCATACGTAGAGTTGACTGCCAATATCAACGCTGACAAACTGAAACCACTGGAAATATTATGAAATATGTCCAGGACGGCcgtcgaaccgggacaaatggttccacacgaaccgggaccaatggccacgaggccccggccgcccccctgggctcacgaaccgggtataATAcctcccattggtcccggttcttgaagaaacgggactaatgggctggccaggaccgaacggtagccctgttttctactagtgtatgagtGGGAGGAACACACCTTTGATGTGCTCTATGACGGTTTGAATGCGCTCTGGAGTGATGGCACGACACACAGACGGGGTACCATCACCACCATGTGCACTGGTGTGGCCACCTGACTCCTTCTCGACGTCATTAGTGGTGTCTATGTTAGCTTGACAGAGTACACTATGGTTGGGTCGCCAGAGCTATTGGTCGTCGTGCTCTTGTTGATGTTGCTAATGGCATCCAATCCCTTGGGGGAACGTCTCGCAGATGGGCACGAGGATAGAGCTAGTGCCCGTGGAGACCAGGGGAGTCGATGTGGCCACCACAATGGATAACTCAAAGTTTGATGATGGCAGTGGCATTCCTCAAGTCACTGTGGGGTGATTGTTTGTACAGAAATGGTTATCATGTATGCTAGCTCCATAAGGATTTAGAGCTCAATCCATTAAATAAAAAGAAGAGGGTTGCACCGTTAATTAACGTTTTTTTTAAAAAGGAGGAAAACCCCCGGCCTcagcatcaatcgatgcatgcaaCCATATTATTAAATGATGGGattggtaatcctcaagccaatttGGGATGATTGTTTGTATGGAACTGGCCATCGTGTCCACCAGCTCAACATGGCTTCTTTCAAGTAAAAACAAAAAGCCTTATTTTCCCTTTTTATTGTATATTCATTGTTGTGACCTCCTCCAATTTTTGTATTATATGGTCACAATCCTGGACAGGGCGTTTTGGCTCCCGGACTCAGATGACCCCAGGAGTGAACAATTAATTCACAAAACAtaccaaaaaattcaaaaaatcccaatttttttttgtggtgAAATATGCGTGAGTTTGTGATGTCCGTGCAAAAATTCAGCGCATTTGAACGTTTGACGAGCTCTTACCAAAAAAGACAAATTTTGTATCTGTGAAAAAGTTTACTATTTTGCACTGTTCGGAGCTGTTTTTTTTACTGGGGCTACTCAAATGTGAGCTGAAACTTGGCACGAGCATCACACACTCAACCATCTTTcaccacaattttttttattttgttgatttttttaatattttattttAATTTACTGTTCACAGGGTGTATACGAGCTCGGGAGTCGAATTGGGTATTCACACAATCCTATCCTACCCAACCAACCCTCTTGAAGGAAGCTCGAAACTTGCTCTTGTAATAGTTTTAAGAAATATATTCATATGAAGATACTGTCAACCTAGAAAACCCTTTTAAAGGCAAACATTTCAACACAGTGAGTTGGCAAGATGGACTTCCCTCCATTCAAAAAGAAGTATGCAAGATGTTGGGATCGAAACCCCCACAATCAACACATAGGCAGACCGACTAGACTAGGAAAATGGTGAAAAAGTTTGACAGATCTAATGGTGAAAAAGTCTGCGTTAAGGCTCCCCACTACTGCCTGCAATATAGATGGGTGGATTCCCACTACTGCCTGCAATATAGATGAAGGGGGGAAGTAAACACATTTCAAGATTCTCGAGCTCAATATTTCGGGATTTTGCAAAATACACCTAGCACGCCTGGCCAACAGAGCAAGATTAAAAAGCTCAAAATCATTAAAACCTAGGCCACCCATTTCTTTTGGTTGTGTCATCAATTCCCAGGATACCCGTCTTGGCTTCCTTTGTCCATCCTTACTGCTCCACCAAAACTTCCTGATCAACATATTAAGATGTTCGATCGTGGTTTTTCTACAATTGTATTTTCCACACCTATTCCTTTGTCATTTGGTATAATAATTTCCCATATAAAGAAAGAAAAAGATTCAAAGAAAGGATGGGAGATGTTTCCTATGTCAAATCAAAATATAGAGGTGAAAGATACCATAACAATGTGTATCATGCTCCATGTTTCCTTGTAGTTGGATCTCCTACTTTTGGGAATGTTCCATATTCCACTTGAGCATCCAAATCAGGATCAATACCAGCAAAAACATCTCAGAACAATGTTCTAGCGCCACAACAAATGTGTTTGAAAATGAAGAGCAAAGCAAAAGTAGCATGACGGATAGTGAACCAACATCTTGGACTGCTGCGAAAACACCATTAGATTTCAAAGTAGCCCGGCCTAATTCAAAAGTTTCCCCTGATTGAGAATGCCTCACATATTTTCTTACAGTAGCAGGATCGAAATAACTTACTTGATTAAGTTCGCTACCATAGAACTCCGCCGTCACACCTACTTGTTCAACACTATATTTGGGTCCTGCTCTTCTAAAAGGAACGTCCACTCTAACAATTCCCTCCTCGTATACCAAAACTACCGGAAATGGTTGAAAAAAAGTAGGCATAGGAGAAAATAAAAAATGCCCACTCCTTGCCCGCACCGCCCTACAaccaatcccccccccccccaatgcaTGCTTTGGGCTGACCCAGTGCGAGGCATGGGTCACCATATTGTTTTTCAATTCCTTCATTTCTTTTTTCAGTTTttctatttttgttattttttcatTTCCCTTCATATATGTTTTTCTTGTTCATCTTTCAGAAAAAATGATAAAATTTCTAGAATCCGATTTTATTTTCATGAATATGGAAAATATTTGGGAATTATAAAAATATTAGGAGATTTTCAAAAAATCTTCTCAAAACTTTTAAAAATGAATAATAATTTTTTAAATGTTCCCAAATTGTAATAATGTTACAGGGTCCAAAAATATTCTCAATTTTCCCAAATTTCCCCTATTATTTTTTCTCATATATTTAGAAACTTACTTGAATTTGAAAAATTATTCAAAACTTAAAAAATGTTCGTAAATTGTAAAAAACATCCTGGAATTAAAAATATTCCTTAATTTCAAAAAGTGCACTTGAATTAAAAATTGTTAAGTAATTATAAAAATATTTGCTGAATTTTTAAAATGGCCCCGTATATTAAAAAATGTTTCATCTATCGGCCCCACAGAGTGAGGCCGCAATGATGTAAAATGgcgcgtgtgtgtgcgtgcgcgtgtgtgtgtgcacGTGCGTGCGTGTCCGCGTGCGCGTGTgtctgtttgtgtgtgtgtgtgtgtgtgtgtgtgtgtgtgtgtgtgtgtgtgtgtgtgtgtgttggactTGTAGGTTTAGGATGACTAGATTAATTGTTCGCTATTGTACTTCTATTGAGACCGGAAGGGGGATTGGGTAGACCCGGAGTGTCGGAGTCTTACATTTCGAGTGTTCGGACTCCCGCAAACCTTTCCCATTTTGTCTTTAATTTACTAGAAAAATCACATCTAGACAACCCGCGGACCAATACAGGACCGCGTTGATGGCTTTCGCAGTCCGGACAGCATAATTCGAAGGGATGCGGGCTATTTACTGGCCGCGTTGGAGATACCTTTACTCCCATTATGATGACTAGCCTAAATGCATGGATCATGCTCGACCGCATTGAGTTCCCCATCTGACGGGGGAAGCAGGTAGACCAAGCTAAATGAGTTATGCACTGGGCCACATGGGCGCAAAGCTTGATACGAGCGTGAAAGTACGCTATGTCCCCCCTTGGAGTTTTCCGTGTTTCTTTATATTTTTGCTGAGAGATGTAAGAGAGAGAGACGCCACGGCGTTTGCGGCAAGCCGCCGGTGCTGCCTGTAAATTTCAATCGTACAACGATATTGAATTGCAAGCAAGATGCCACGGCGTTTCATCAGTCAGCAACACTTCTGGCAGCACACGTTGCAAGTAGCGACCTATAACATGCCACGACGTCCTCGGTGCCTGCCGTAGCCAAGATCGCCAACGTACAAAAGGAAGAAAGTTCAGGCTGCCTCTGGATCGATGTTGCCACCTCATGTTGTAATAACTACTCGTAATTAATTCTGCAATGAGACTAGTCAGTCGGCAGGCGTACCAAAACTCGCCGCCCGGGtgacttctccagaactccggcgagccatCAACTCACCCATCAGCCTTCCGACGTCGTCGTACGAAGATCCACCCTTCGCCATGGCGCTCCTTGCTTTCACACTGAGGTCCTTGGCCTTCTTCCGTAAGGCGTCGCCCTCCTCGCTGCTGCCCATCAGCCTCCCGATGCATCCAGCGATCACCTCGCCGCCGATCACCTCATGTCTCTCCAGAGGCGAGGCGAAGTCCTTGGCGCCGATGCTGACACCCACCTTGAGCACATCCACGATGAGCTTCTCGTTGTAGAACTGGTCCGCATACCGCGGCCACGTGACCATCGGCACGCCGGCGCTCACGGCCTCCAGCGCCGAGTTCCAGCCGCAGTGCGTCATGAAGCCGCCCATGGCGGGGTGGTTGAGGATGAGCGTCTGCGGCGCCCAGTCTCGGATGATGATGCCGCGGTCACCGCGTGCCATCAGCTCGGCGAAGCCCTCAGGCATCCACTCTGACCCGTCCGTGCCTGTGCCGGAGCTGATGATCCACACGAAGTCCTTGCCAGAGAGGTCCAGGCCGCGGGCGAGCTCGCGCAGCTCGGCCGGCGAGAAACTGGTGAACGTGCCAAAGGAGACGTACACCACCGAGCCGGCCCGCTTTGCGTCCAACCACCGCAGGCAGTCGTCGGTGACGTGTGCCTTCGTGTTGTTGGTGCTGCCTCTCTTAGCCATGTCTTTGCTGGCGAGCGCGACCGGCCCCACGAGCCACGCACGGCGGCCGAGCGTCGTGCGGAAGTGCTCGACGTAGTCCGGCTCCAGCTCGTGGAAGCTGTTGAACACCTCGCCGAAGCTCCTCTGGTCCGCGGCATCGTTGTCCTTGTGGAATGCCCACATCGCCGGCCGCTTCCTGGGATCCATCATCTGGCTCCGCCTCAGCTGGACACGGTGCGGCAGCCCCGGCAGGGAGACGAGCTGGGCGTCGTCATCAGGGTCGTCGTCGGTGGTAGCCGTCGTTGTCTCTAGCGGGTTGGTGCGCAGCATGGTCTCGCTGCAGCACCGGGCGAACACGCTGCTACCGAGGAACACGAGGCGCGGGACGCCGTGCTCCCCGGCGGCGTCCGCGGACCACCTGAAGAAGCTGTCGGacacgacggcgtcggggcggttgGCAGCTATCAACCGGTCGAAGGGCTCGCGGAGCAGCTGCGCGGCCTGGATGAACTTGAAGTTGTAGTCGGCTCCGTGGGCTGGAGTAAGGGATATGAGGTTCTCCATGCCTGGGGGGAGCCCTACATCGGGGAAAGGCACGACGGAGATGTCGACTGCAGGGGAAGGGGAGTCGGTGCCGTGGCAGTTGGAGTCGTTGGCGCGGTCGACGGCCGGACGGATGATGTCGGCGTTGACGGGCGTGGTGAGGATGGTGCACCTCGCGCCGCGAGCGGAGAATATCGTGGCCATGTCGACGACCGGAATGAGGTGTCCGGGGGCGAAGAACGGGAGGAAGAGGATGTGCAGGGGTTGGAGCTGCTGCCGCTGCTCATCCCTGGTAGCCATGGACGCATGCTCTGTCGATTGGAGTTCTAATTTCTTGGGTGGTTGTACACTTGTACTAGAACGGAGGAGCCGATCGAGGAGGAAGACTGTAGGAGGGTTGGAAGCAGATCGAGCAATAATGCTTGCCACACTCGTGTCTCACATGGTATTATTTTCTATACTAGCATATTCATCGCTATGTATACCCAGCCTAACGTATACATAACAACACGAACAAATTACAGCCTCACGATCAGGGCCATCTGATTTGATCTAACCGTTAAGATTATGCTAACCCTCGGGCCAATGTGTGTTTAGCAATTTGTCCGGCGGACGAAAACTCTGCCGTTTCCATAATCCAACGATGAAACGTCATCGCACCGCGTCCTGTTCCTTAAACTAGGAAACAAATATCGTGTGGAAAATAAATAACACCgttgaaaaaggaaaaataaatgtgAAGTAAATAACAACCATGCACGTGGAGGAGCAATCGGTGGAAGCATGCATCAGATTAGGTAGTTACTGCTCCCGCTAATCAAGGTAGAAAACGAAGAAAATTAAAGCAAAATCATCTTGGATATTCCTCCCAGAAATCCTTTTCGCAAATACGACGCGTTAATATGAACAAAGGCCTGGCCTAGCGGCTCATCGTGTTGCTCACCGGCACAACAAACGTACTCGCCGCCGACGTCCACGCTGCCATGGGCGGGAGCCCAGGCCGCCTGGGCTACTGGCACGCCTTCTCGACATGGACTGGGCTTCCATGGCCGACGCCGTCAAAAGCAACATCTTCATACAATCGGACAagaacctcgccgccgccgctgaggGCGTCTTCAAGCTGCTCGGCCATACGTGCGATGCCTTCTCCTCCGGCCCctacgtcgccgccgccgtctcccatcATGATTGGTTCCAATCACAACACTCAAGATCCGCGATGCCGCTCGTGCCCGAGGCGCCGCCTTCTGTCCGGCGAAAAGAATAGTAGGTCTAGGCCAGCGCGCATGCAGAGTAACCTGGATGGTCACATGATTTGGACCACCATCAAAATCACCATAAACGTACGTGAGTACGGATACCTCGAGGGCACGCGGAATTTTTCCTCCAGGGCAGGAGGTCGCCAGGATGGTGGCGCAGCACACGCGCATCGTCATAAGATCGATGCACACCTTCAGGTTGTACTCTTTgtctcttcatcttctccatctttATTGCAGTGGAATGCTAGCGAGCTGCAAATCACGTGTCCCCAGCGGCCCTGCCTCCATGTCCAGTGAGAAGAATCCCCGCAATATGCATGCATCTTGTCAATCCCCTCTTATAAGTATTATTCAAATCTCATCCACACAGCCACGTTTGAGGCAGGAACTTCAATTACTTGTAGCCAGTGGGATATATGATGCGGGGAACGGACATgccatagtgttggggaacgtagcagaaattcaaaattttcctacgagtcaccaagatctatctatggagagactagcaacgagagagaggggagtgcatctacatacccttgtagatcgctaagcggaagcgttcaaaagaacggggttgagggagtcgtactcgtcgtgatccaaatcaccggagatcctagtgccgaacggaccgcacctccgcgttcaacacacgtgcagcccggtgacgtctcccacgccttgatccagcaaggagagagggagaggttggggaagactccgtccagcagcagcacaacggcgtggtggtgatggaggagcatggcattccagaagggcttcgccaagcaccgcgagagatgaggagggagagaggtagggctacaCCAGGGAGAGGATTAACTCGTGtatttgcagcccccaatacctcaagtatatataggggaaggggaggggctgcgcccccatctagggttccctccctaggggtggcggcagccccaaaacccatctagggtagggccaagggggggagagggggaaacttgccccccaagcaagtggaggtgccccctccccaaaccctaggcgccttgggccctggtgggggggggggggcgcaccagcccacctggggctggtcccctcccacacttggcccatgcagtcctctggggccggtggccccacctggtggaccccctggagccttccggtggtcccggtacgttaccgatagcacccgaaacttttccggtgaccaaaacagaacttcccatatataaatctttacctccagatcattccggaactcctcgtgacgtctgggatctcatacaggactccgaacaacattaggtaaccacgtatatctattccctataaccctagcgtcatcgaaccttaagtgtgtagaccctacgggttcgggaaccatgcagacatgaccgagacgttctccggtcaataaccaacagcgggatctggatacccatgttgtctcccacatgttccacgatgatctcatcgaatgaaccacgatgtcgaggattcaatcaatcccgtattcaattccctttgtctagatgtatagtacttgcccgagattcgatcgtcggtatcccgataccttgttcaatctcgttaccggcaagtctctttactcgttccgtaacacatcatcccgtgatcaaccccttggttacattgtgcacattatgatgatgtcctaccgagtgggcccagagatacctctccgtcacacggagtgacaaatcccagtctcgattcgtgccaacccaacagacacttttggagataccggtagtgcacctttatagccacccagttacgttgtgacgtttggtacacccaaagcattcctacggtatccgggagttgcacaatctcatggtctaaggaaatgatacttgacattagaaaagctttagcatacgaactacacgatctttgtgctaggcttaggattgggtcttgtccatcatatcattctcctaatgatgtaatcctgttatcaacgacatccaatgtgcaTGGTCAGGAaattgtaaccatctattgatcaacgagctagtcaactagaggcttactagggacatggtgttgtctatgtacccacacatgtatctgagtttcctatcaatacaattatagcatggataataaacgattatcatgaactagttcacatcatcatgtgattaagactcaatgagttctggggtttgatcatgtttttcttgtgagagaggttttattcaacgggtctgcaacattcagatccgtatgtacttcacaaatctctaggtcatattgtaaatgctgcttccacgctccacttggagctattccaaatagttgctccactatacgtatccggtttgctactcagagttactcggataggtgttaaagcttgcatcgacgtaaccttttaagccgaactctttatcacctccataatcgaaaaacatgtccttatttactccaaggacaattttgactgctgtccaatgatccattcctgtatcactcttgtacccccttgccagacacgtggcaaggcacatatccggtgcggtacacatcatatcatactatagagcctacgtctgaagcataggggacgaccttcgtcctttctctctcttctgccgtggtcatgtcttgagtcttactcaatgctcacaccatataacacagccaagaactccttctttgctgctctattttgaactccttcaaaatcttctcacggtatgtattcatttgaaagtactattaagcgttttgatctatccttatagatcttgatgctcaatgttcaagtagcataatccaggttttccattgaaaaacacttttcaaacaaccctatatgccttccagaaattctacatcatttccgatcaacaatatgtcaacaacatatactcatcagaaatgctatagtgctcccactcacttctttggaaatacaagtttctcataaactttgtataaacccaaaatctttgatcatctcatcaaagcgtacattccaactccgagatgcttactccagtccttagaaggattgctggagcttcgcacacttgttagcatctttcaggattgacaaaaccttctggttgtatcacatacaacctttcctcaagaataacatcgaggaaacaatggtttttgacatcctatctgcaagatttcataaatcatgcagtaattgctaatataattccaacagactcttagcatcgttacgagtgagaaagtctcatcgtagtcaactccttgaacttgtcggaaaacatcttaacgacaagtcgagctttcttaatggtgatacttaccatcattgtccgtcttccttttaaaatccatctgtacccaacagccttacgaccatcaagtagttcttccaaagtccacactttgttttcatacatggatcctctctcggatcttatggccttgagccattcgtcggaatccgggcccaccatcgcttcttcatagctcgtaggctcattgttgtttagcaacatgacctccaagacaggattaccgtaccactatgaagcagtacgcgtccttgtcatcctacgagtttCGGCAGTGACTTGATTCGAGGCTTCATGattactatcatcagcttccacttcaattggtgtaggtgccacaggaacaacttcccgtgcctggctacacactagttgtagtgacggttcaataaccatatcaagtctccaccatcctcccactcaatttttcgagagaaacttttcctcgagaaaggacctgattctagaaacaatcccttttg is drawn from Triticum dicoccoides isolate Atlit2015 ecotype Zavitan chromosome 6B, WEW_v2.0, whole genome shotgun sequence and contains these coding sequences:
- the LOC119321715 gene encoding scopoletin glucosyltransferase-like, translated to MATRDEQRQQLQPLHILFLPFFAPGHLIPVVDMATIFSARGARCTILTTPVNADIIRPAVDRANDSNCHGTDSPSPAVDISVVPFPDVGLPPGMENLISLTPAHGADYNFKFIQAAQLLREPFDRLIAANRPDAVVSDSFFRWSADAAGEHGVPRLVFLGSSVFARCCSETMLRTNPLETTTATTDDDPDDDAQLVSLPGLPHRVQLRRSQMMDPRKRPAMWAFHKDNDAADQRSFGEVFNSFHELEPDYVEHFRTTLGRRAWLVGPVALASKDMAKRGSTNNTKAHVTDDCLRWLDAKRAGSVVYVSFGTFTSFSPAELRELARGLDLSGKDFVWIISSGTGTDGSEWMPEGFAELMARGDRGIIIRDWAPQTLILNHPAMGGFMTHCGWNSALEAVSAGVPMVTWPRYADQFYNEKLIVDVLKVGVSIGAKDFASPLERHEVIGGEVIAGCIGRLMGSSEEGDALRKKAKDLSVKARSAMAKGGSSYDDVGRLMGELMARRSSGEVTRAASFGTPAD